A genomic stretch from Mycobacterium malmoense includes:
- a CDS encoding enoyl-CoA hydratase/isomerase family protein: protein MTSDERVLFDVDPGKRIATITLNNPKQRNSYDAAMRDAIARCLDRVAADDDLTVVLLRGEGGVFSTGADMNNAYAWYGDRDAAAAQRRPSQRRRLTVDRNSFGFYHNFMGFPKVTVGEISGYALGGGFEMALMTDISVIARDTKIGMPATRFLGPALGSLHMFFHRLGPVLARRLLLTGDIIEASAVEHLGIFTDTCAAEMVSARARYWAEKAAKMPADGVVIAKEAFRLVEQSQAYQGEEVASYLFHAFGTNLQFAPGEFNFVKARAEHGTKEAFRLRDEHFDVPEPESR from the coding sequence ATGACCAGCGACGAGCGCGTACTGTTCGACGTCGATCCCGGCAAGCGGATCGCCACCATCACGCTCAACAACCCCAAGCAGCGCAACTCCTATGACGCCGCCATGCGCGATGCGATCGCCCGCTGCCTCGACCGGGTCGCCGCCGACGACGACCTGACCGTCGTGTTGTTGCGCGGCGAGGGAGGCGTTTTCAGTACCGGCGCGGACATGAACAACGCCTACGCCTGGTACGGCGACCGGGACGCGGCCGCGGCACAGCGGCGCCCGAGCCAGCGTCGTCGGCTCACGGTCGACCGGAACTCGTTCGGCTTCTACCACAACTTCATGGGCTTCCCGAAGGTCACGGTCGGCGAAATCAGCGGCTACGCCCTCGGCGGCGGATTCGAGATGGCCCTGATGACCGACATCTCGGTCATCGCGCGCGACACCAAGATCGGGATGCCGGCCACTCGCTTCCTGGGGCCGGCGCTGGGAAGCCTGCACATGTTCTTTCACCGGCTCGGCCCGGTCCTCGCGCGCCGGTTGCTGCTCACCGGCGACATCATCGAGGCGAGCGCGGTCGAGCATCTCGGCATCTTCACCGATACCTGTGCGGCCGAGATGGTTTCGGCGCGGGCCAGGTACTGGGCGGAGAAGGCGGCCAAGATGCCGGCCGACGGGGTCGTCATCGCCAAAGAGGCGTTCCGGTTGGTCGAGCAGAGCCAGGCGTATCAGGGCGAGGAAGTCGCGAGCTACCTCTTTCACGCGTTCGGAACGAACCTGCAATTCGCTCCGGGCGAGTTCAATTTCGTCAAGGCCCGGGCGGAACACGGCACCAAGGAGGCGTTCCGCCTGCGCGACGAGCACTTCGATGTCCCCGAACCGGAGTCGAGATAG
- a CDS encoding enoyl-CoA hydratase/isomerase family protein, with product MTHEVDAADGTVKTSRDGEVLRITLDRPSRHNSLSHSMIDALVDALTAAASDDALRAIHIQGAGNDFCAGADWVATNADGQRPRAGHLVRRIPHAAHRVIDLVHTIALPVVCGVRGWAVGLGCNLALAADFTIAADDALFWEPFADRGFSADSGSTWLLPRLVGLARAKSMLLLGDKVAAPDAADWGLIHDAVPEAELTEAVEGLLARLASAPTVAIGLTKQAIHHGLHASLADSMTQELFNLELSCRTGDFKEGLAAFREKRRPDFRGR from the coding sequence GTGACTCACGAGGTTGACGCTGCCGACGGAACGGTAAAGACGAGCCGTGACGGCGAGGTCCTGCGAATCACGCTGGACCGTCCGTCGAGGCACAACTCGCTGAGCCATTCGATGATCGACGCGCTGGTCGACGCGCTCACCGCGGCCGCGTCGGACGACGCCCTGCGCGCCATCCACATCCAGGGCGCCGGCAACGATTTCTGTGCGGGTGCGGACTGGGTGGCGACGAACGCCGACGGGCAGCGCCCCCGCGCCGGTCACCTGGTGCGCCGTATCCCGCATGCCGCCCACCGCGTGATCGACCTCGTCCACACCATTGCGCTGCCGGTCGTCTGCGGCGTGCGGGGCTGGGCCGTCGGCCTCGGCTGCAATCTGGCCCTGGCCGCCGACTTCACGATCGCCGCCGACGACGCCCTGTTCTGGGAGCCGTTCGCCGATCGCGGGTTCAGCGCGGATTCGGGCTCGACGTGGCTGCTGCCGCGGCTGGTCGGTTTGGCGCGGGCCAAGTCGATGCTGCTGCTCGGCGACAAGGTGGCCGCGCCCGACGCCGCCGACTGGGGACTGATCCACGACGCCGTGCCCGAAGCCGAATTGACCGAAGCCGTCGAAGGACTGCTGGCACGGCTCGCGTCGGCGCCCACGGTGGCGATCGGCCTGACCAAGCAGGCGATCCACCACGGCCTGCATGCCTCGCTGGCCGATTCCATGACGCAAGAGCTCTTCAACCTCGAACTGTCCTGCCGCACCGGCGATTTCAAGGAGGGGCTGGCGGCCTTTCGGGAGAAGCGCAGGCCGGACTTCCGTGGCCGCTGA
- a CDS encoding enoyl-CoA hydratase/isomerase family protein, translating to MSFNDIKYEVDGHKATITLNRPDALNALSPHMITELRAAYDEAENNDKVWLLIVTGTGRAFCAGADVKEIPDDGKVVDERAYLSTYEQWEAPQEGTPPFRRMAKPVLAAINGICCGAGLDWVTTGDIVIASEKATFFDPHVSIGLVAAREVVRLARVLPRSTALRMALLGKHERMTAQRAYELGMISEIVEHDRLLERAHELADVVNSNAPLAVRGTRLAILKGLDLPLHEAETLAEAFRERNLHTEDSLEGPRAFLEKRAPNWRCR from the coding sequence ATGTCGTTCAACGACATCAAGTACGAGGTCGACGGACATAAGGCCACCATCACGCTCAACCGGCCCGACGCGCTGAACGCCCTGAGCCCGCACATGATCACCGAATTGCGCGCCGCCTACGACGAGGCCGAAAACAATGACAAGGTGTGGCTGCTCATCGTCACCGGCACCGGTCGCGCGTTTTGCGCGGGCGCCGACGTCAAGGAGATCCCCGATGACGGCAAGGTGGTCGACGAGCGGGCGTACCTGTCGACCTACGAGCAGTGGGAGGCGCCGCAGGAGGGCACGCCGCCGTTCCGGCGGATGGCCAAGCCGGTGCTCGCGGCCATCAACGGGATCTGTTGCGGCGCGGGGCTGGACTGGGTGACGACGGGTGACATCGTCATCGCCTCGGAGAAGGCGACGTTCTTCGACCCGCACGTCAGCATCGGCCTGGTGGCCGCGCGCGAAGTGGTGCGACTGGCCCGCGTGCTGCCCCGATCGACCGCCCTGCGGATGGCGTTGCTGGGCAAGCACGAGCGGATGACCGCCCAGCGGGCCTATGAACTGGGGATGATCAGCGAGATCGTCGAGCACGACCGTCTCCTCGAGCGGGCGCACGAACTCGCCGACGTCGTCAATTCCAATGCGCCACTGGCCGTTCGGGGAACCCGGCTGGCCATCCTCAAGGGCCTCGACCTGCCGCTGCACGAGGCCGAGACGTTGGCCGAGGCGTTCCGCGAGCGCAACCTGCACACCGAGGATTCGCTCGAGGGTCCGCGGGCGTTCCTGGAAAAGCGCGCCCCGAATTGGCGATGCCGATGA
- a CDS encoding enoyl-CoA hydratase/isomerase family protein → MPMSFDTILLDVDAADRVATITLNRPESLNAFNRTMCEEMAEAWRIVKLDDSVNAVVLRAAGSRAFSAGLDIKTPYGQPENVWNHEDPGEALSPKWQKMWKPVVCAVQGMCTAGAFYFVNEADVVLCSTDATFFDSHVSAGLVCALEPIGLMRRIGLGETLRIALMGGDERVGADTALRIGLVTEVVPPDRLWARAHEIAATIAAKPPSATQGTVKAIWESLDKPYRAALEQGLIYTRLGNPLGKAELAARGGTAAPSTPRIR, encoded by the coding sequence ATGCCGATGAGCTTCGACACGATCCTGCTCGACGTCGACGCGGCGGACCGCGTCGCCACCATCACGCTGAACCGCCCGGAGTCGCTCAACGCGTTCAACCGGACGATGTGCGAGGAGATGGCCGAGGCATGGCGCATCGTCAAGCTCGACGATTCCGTGAACGCCGTCGTGCTGCGGGCGGCGGGAAGCCGGGCGTTCAGCGCGGGCCTGGACATCAAGACGCCCTACGGGCAGCCCGAGAATGTGTGGAACCACGAGGATCCCGGCGAGGCGCTGAGCCCGAAGTGGCAGAAGATGTGGAAGCCGGTGGTGTGCGCCGTGCAGGGAATGTGCACCGCGGGCGCGTTCTATTTCGTCAACGAGGCCGATGTCGTCCTCTGCTCGACCGACGCGACGTTCTTCGACTCGCACGTGAGCGCGGGATTGGTATGCGCACTGGAGCCGATCGGTTTGATGCGTCGGATCGGTCTGGGCGAGACGCTGCGCATCGCGTTGATGGGCGGCGACGAACGCGTCGGCGCCGACACCGCGCTGCGGATCGGTCTGGTGACCGAGGTGGTCCCCCCGGACCGGCTGTGGGCGCGCGCGCACGAGATCGCCGCCACGATCGCCGCCAAGCCGCCGTCGGCGACCCAGGGCACCGTCAAGGCCATCTGGGAGTCCCTGGACAAGCCCTATCGCGCGGCCCTGGAGCAGGGCCTGATCTACACCCGGCTGGGCAATCCGCTCGGGAAGGCCGAGCTGGCCGCCCGGGGCGGCACGGCCGCGCCCAGCACGCCGAGAATCCGCTGA
- a CDS encoding class I adenylate-forming enzyme family protein produces MMTHPLTRRIADVLGLAPDARAIEYADTWFSWGQVAALAERIGSLAAQREVGILLRNRPAHVAAFLGVLLSGGTVVTVNPSRGDERTRADVESLGLPVLVGDPDDLANLGAPPALTTMVSISGVDHAARVTLARSAGTGPGTRPGVAVRMLTSGTTGPPKRVDLTYDMLARSVLGPDPRNSPAPTAPRRGVAIVNSPLVHIGGVFRVLQCVTEARPFALLERFELDRWAAAVRRHRPAAVSLVPAALRMVLHSDLRREDLAGIRAVTSGTAPLSAEDADAFTEKFGIPVLTSYAATEFGGGVAGWTLPDYQKYWKAKRGSVGRANPGAQLRVVEDGVPVGPNRPGLLEVKPGQLGPSADWIRTTDLGRIDEDGFLWIVGRADQAIIRGGFKVIPDDVRTALESHPAVRGAAVVGQPDERLGETPAAMVELRSPADSAELAEYLRGRLARYEIPTRIAIVDTIPRTPSGKADLGAVRRFFGNAVEHVD; encoded by the coding sequence CTGATGACCCACCCGCTCACTCGGCGTATCGCCGACGTGCTGGGCCTGGCGCCCGACGCGCGCGCCATCGAGTATGCGGACACGTGGTTTTCGTGGGGCCAGGTCGCCGCGCTGGCCGAGCGGATCGGTTCCCTTGCCGCGCAACGCGAGGTGGGCATCCTGCTGCGCAACCGGCCCGCCCACGTCGCGGCCTTCCTCGGGGTCCTGCTGTCGGGAGGCACGGTGGTGACCGTCAATCCCTCCCGCGGCGACGAACGCACCAGGGCCGACGTCGAATCGCTGGGATTGCCGGTGCTGGTTGGCGATCCCGACGATCTGGCCAATCTTGGTGCGCCACCGGCGCTTACGACGATGGTGTCGATCTCCGGTGTGGATCACGCCGCGCGGGTGACGCTGGCCCGGTCGGCCGGCACCGGCCCCGGTACCCGGCCCGGCGTGGCGGTCCGGATGCTGACCAGCGGAACCACCGGCCCGCCCAAGCGCGTCGACCTCACCTACGACATGCTGGCGCGCAGCGTGCTGGGGCCCGACCCGCGGAACTCGCCGGCCCCGACCGCGCCGCGGCGCGGCGTGGCGATCGTCAACTCCCCGCTCGTGCACATCGGCGGCGTCTTTCGCGTCCTGCAGTGCGTCACCGAGGCGCGGCCCTTTGCGCTGCTGGAGCGGTTCGAGCTCGACCGGTGGGCGGCGGCGGTGCGCAGGCATCGGCCCGCCGCGGTGTCGCTGGTGCCCGCCGCGCTGCGCATGGTGCTGCATTCCGACCTGCGCCGGGAAGACCTGGCGGGCATCCGCGCCGTCACGTCCGGCACCGCGCCGCTGTCGGCCGAGGACGCCGACGCGTTCACCGAGAAGTTCGGCATCCCGGTGCTGACGTCCTACGCCGCCACGGAATTCGGTGGCGGCGTGGCGGGTTGGACGTTGCCCGACTACCAAAAGTACTGGAAGGCCAAGCGCGGCAGCGTCGGCCGGGCCAACCCCGGGGCGCAGCTGCGCGTCGTCGAGGACGGCGTGCCGGTCGGCCCCAACCGACCGGGCCTGCTCGAGGTGAAGCCCGGCCAGCTGGGTCCGTCCGCCGACTGGATCCGGACCACGGACCTGGGGCGCATCGACGAGGACGGGTTCCTGTGGATCGTCGGCCGGGCCGACCAGGCCATCATCCGCGGGGGCTTCAAGGTGATCCCCGACGACGTGCGCACCGCGCTGGAAAGCCATCCCGCCGTGCGGGGCGCCGCGGTGGTGGGCCAACCCGACGAGAGGCTCGGGGAGACCCCCGCCGCCATGGTCGAGCTGCGCTCACCGGCCGACTCGGCCGAGCTCGCCGAGTACCTGCGCGGCAGGCTGGCGCGCTACGAAATCCCCACCCGCATCGCCATTGTCGACACGATCCCGAGAACCCCGTCCGGCAAGGCCGACCTGGGCGCGGTCCGCCGCTTCTTCGGCAATGCCGTCGAACATGTCGACTAG
- a CDS encoding class I adenylate-forming enzyme family protein, which produces MPSNMSTSTVAGVLREQARARADRPLLICDDDVISYAEADGRSARLAGALLSLGAGKGTHVGVLYPNGTAFVVATLAAARIGAVVVPFSTFCTARELREQLAHGDVRILLATRAFRSHDYAERLAGVLDDIAVPLLRHVFFDWEPGESADQGRLAAMEDDVNGCDPLAIVYTSGSTDTPKGAVHTHAGLLEHQRNLNGIRNLSADDKLFCNSPFFWIGGFAFGLLATLVAGSTLVCSNAADAGDTLDLLEAEKPTITNGFAAAVAHLTRHPSFPHRDLSSMRRGNLYPIMAPDARPADPELRHNMLGMTEAGGVVLLSGDETDQPERRRGSFGRPAPGFDVKIVDGELCLRGPYLMQRYHRRSREESFDADGWFHTGDLVRADADGFYYFLGRRGSMIKTAGANVSPEEVARAITRVTGGLTAYVVGVPDRERGQAVAAAIVVEDEATVDEGALRRELKSELSAYKIPRRIVPIRRSDVPLMSSGKVDMGRLAKVFDG; this is translated from the coding sequence ATGCCGTCGAACATGTCGACTAGCACGGTGGCCGGCGTGCTGCGCGAGCAGGCCCGCGCCCGCGCGGACCGTCCACTGCTGATCTGCGACGACGACGTGATCAGTTACGCGGAGGCGGATGGCCGCTCGGCCCGGCTGGCGGGCGCGCTGCTCTCGCTCGGCGCCGGCAAGGGCACGCACGTCGGGGTGCTGTACCCCAACGGCACGGCTTTCGTCGTGGCCACGCTCGCCGCGGCCCGGATCGGCGCGGTGGTCGTCCCGTTTTCGACGTTCTGCACCGCGCGCGAGCTGCGCGAGCAGCTGGCCCACGGCGACGTCCGAATCCTCCTTGCCACGCGGGCTTTTCGGTCCCACGACTATGCCGAACGGCTGGCCGGGGTCCTCGACGATATCGCCGTCCCGTTGCTGCGTCACGTGTTCTTCGATTGGGAGCCGGGCGAATCGGCCGACCAGGGGCGGCTGGCCGCGATGGAAGACGACGTCAACGGCTGCGACCCGCTCGCGATCGTCTACACGTCCGGGTCGACGGACACCCCGAAGGGCGCGGTGCACACCCACGCGGGTCTGCTCGAACACCAGCGCAACCTCAACGGGATCCGGAACCTGTCCGCCGACGACAAACTCTTCTGCAATTCGCCGTTCTTCTGGATCGGCGGGTTCGCGTTCGGGCTGCTCGCCACGCTGGTCGCCGGCTCGACCCTGGTGTGCTCGAACGCCGCGGACGCCGGCGACACCCTCGACCTGCTGGAGGCCGAAAAGCCCACGATCACCAATGGTTTCGCCGCCGCGGTCGCCCACCTGACCCGGCACCCGAGCTTCCCGCACCGGGACCTGTCCTCGATGCGACGCGGCAACCTGTATCCCATCATGGCGCCGGACGCGCGCCCCGCCGATCCCGAGCTGCGTCACAACATGCTCGGGATGACCGAGGCCGGCGGCGTGGTGCTGCTCAGCGGCGACGAGACCGATCAGCCCGAGCGGCGGCGCGGATCGTTCGGCAGGCCCGCCCCGGGATTCGACGTCAAGATCGTCGACGGTGAACTGTGCCTCCGCGGCCCCTATCTGATGCAGCGGTACCACAGGCGCAGCCGCGAGGAAAGCTTCGACGCCGACGGCTGGTTCCACACCGGCGATCTGGTCCGCGCCGACGCCGACGGCTTCTACTACTTCCTGGGTCGGCGCGGGTCGATGATCAAGACCGCGGGCGCCAACGTGTCACCCGAAGAGGTGGCCAGGGCGATCACCAGGGTCACCGGCGGGCTGACCGCGTACGTCGTCGGTGTCCCCGACCGCGAACGGGGCCAAGCGGTGGCGGCGGCCATTGTCGTCGAGGACGAGGCCACGGTTGACGAGGGCGCGCTGCGCCGCGAGCTGAAGTCCGAGCTGTCGGCGTACAAGATCCCGCGCCGAATCGTCCCCATCCGCCGCTCCGACGTCCCGCTGATGTCCAGCGGCAAGGTCGACATGGGGAGGCTCGCAAAGGTTTTCGATGGCTGA
- a CDS encoding class I adenylate-forming enzyme family protein, with product MADAPSTIDRLVRSRAARDGPKPMVIDASARLSYGELDSTTRAIAAEFVDAGVAKGSRVGLIMPNGVRWVQTAIALTRIGAVLVPLSTLLTAGELRDQLRVASVQFLIGVEEFRGHRYLEHVVDNPDLPALQRVWNAERLTLGAPRAAALRLADAMTRTVTPSDTMVIMFTSGSSGAPKGVIHSHGNALGAVRSGLAARCIDADTRLYLPMPFFWVGGFGSGVLSALLAGCTLITEEIPSAEATLRLLERERVTLFRGWPDQAENLARKSAGVGADLSALRPGSLDALLPAELRAEPGARARLFGMTEAFGPYCGYPADTDMPESAWGSCGKPFGGMEVRIVDPEDGSPVPAGTGGMIQIRGPHVMRGMCRRGREELFTPDGFYPTGDLGHLDGDGFLFYHGRSDDMFKVSGATVYPGEVQRALRSIDGVENAVVTNVADDTGDRVGAAVVCDIATMTPDRLRSAARKLLSAFKVPTLWLLVDSDEGIPRGATGKPDIRRLRALLREQTQSRMI from the coding sequence ATGGCTGACGCCCCGTCCACCATCGACCGGCTGGTGCGGTCGCGCGCGGCACGCGACGGACCCAAGCCGATGGTGATCGATGCGTCGGCCCGCCTGAGCTACGGCGAACTGGACTCGACCACGCGCGCGATCGCCGCGGAGTTCGTCGACGCCGGCGTCGCCAAGGGCAGCCGGGTCGGGCTGATCATGCCCAACGGCGTGCGATGGGTGCAGACCGCCATCGCGCTGACCCGTATCGGTGCGGTGTTGGTGCCGCTCAGCACGCTGCTGACGGCGGGCGAGCTGCGGGACCAGCTGCGGGTCGCCTCGGTGCAGTTCCTCATCGGCGTCGAAGAATTCCGGGGCCACCGCTACCTCGAGCACGTCGTCGACAACCCTGATCTGCCCGCGCTGCAGCGCGTTTGGAATGCGGAACGGCTGACGCTGGGCGCCCCTCGTGCAGCGGCCCTTCGGCTCGCCGACGCGATGACCCGGACCGTGACACCCAGCGACACCATGGTGATCATGTTCACCTCGGGCAGCAGCGGGGCGCCCAAGGGCGTCATTCATTCGCACGGAAACGCGCTGGGCGCGGTGCGATCCGGCCTGGCCGCCCGCTGCATCGACGCCGACACCCGCCTGTATCTGCCGATGCCGTTCTTCTGGGTGGGCGGGTTCGGCAGCGGGGTGCTCTCGGCGTTGTTGGCCGGCTGCACCCTGATCACCGAGGAAATCCCTTCGGCGGAAGCCACACTGCGGCTGCTGGAACGCGAGCGCGTCACCCTGTTTCGCGGCTGGCCGGATCAGGCCGAAAACCTTGCCCGCAAGTCGGCCGGCGTCGGGGCGGACCTGTCGGCGTTGCGGCCGGGCAGCCTCGACGCGCTGCTGCCCGCCGAGCTGCGCGCCGAACCGGGGGCGCGGGCCAGGCTGTTCGGCATGACCGAGGCGTTCGGGCCCTACTGCGGCTACCCCGCGGACACCGACATGCCCGAATCGGCCTGGGGCAGCTGCGGAAAGCCGTTCGGCGGCATGGAGGTTCGGATCGTCGACCCCGAGGACGGCTCGCCCGTGCCCGCCGGAACGGGCGGGATGATCCAGATCCGCGGGCCACACGTCATGCGCGGCATGTGCCGGCGCGGCCGGGAGGAGCTGTTCACACCCGACGGCTTCTATCCCACGGGCGATCTCGGCCACCTCGACGGCGACGGGTTCCTCTTCTACCACGGTCGCTCCGACGACATGTTCAAGGTGAGCGGCGCGACGGTGTACCCCGGCGAGGTGCAGCGGGCGCTGCGGTCGATCGACGGCGTCGAAAACGCCGTCGTCACCAACGTGGCGGACGACACGGGCGATCGGGTCGGGGCCGCGGTGGTATGCGACATCGCCACCATGACACCCGATCGGCTTCGAAGCGCCGCCCGAAAGCTGCTGAGCGCCTTCAAGGTTCCAACGCTGTGGCTGCTGGTGGACTCCGACGAGGGCATCCCGCGGGGTGCCACCGGCAAGCCCGACATCCGCAGGCTCCGCGCCTTGTTGCGCGAGCAGACACAGAGTCGCATGATTTAG
- a CDS encoding enoyl-CoA hydratase, translating into MSAVEPEDAVLYEATASGVAIITLNRPERLNAWGPDMAPAFYAAIDRAELDGAIRVIVLTGRGRAFCAGAHLGSSGATDAVGDSLQRAGEKDVADLVGERPPHFVTELRKPVIAAINGACVGIGLTQALMCDVRFAAAGAKFAAVFARRGLIAEFGISWILPRLTGWGVALDLLLSGRTFLADEAAELGLVKEVVAPEDLMRRVMEYAEDIAQNCSPTAMSVIKRQAYGDANRDVAAANSAAEALMWEALPRPDVMEGIVSFLQKRPPRFPALNP; encoded by the coding sequence ATGAGCGCCGTCGAGCCCGAGGACGCGGTGCTCTACGAGGCCACCGCGAGCGGCGTCGCGATCATCACGCTCAACCGCCCGGAGCGCCTCAACGCCTGGGGGCCCGACATGGCCCCGGCGTTTTATGCCGCCATCGATCGCGCCGAGCTGGACGGGGCCATTCGGGTCATCGTGCTGACGGGCCGGGGCCGGGCGTTCTGCGCCGGTGCGCACCTGGGCTCGTCGGGCGCGACCGACGCCGTCGGCGATTCCCTGCAGAGGGCGGGGGAGAAGGACGTGGCGGACTTGGTCGGCGAACGCCCGCCCCATTTCGTGACCGAGCTGCGCAAGCCCGTCATCGCCGCCATCAACGGCGCCTGTGTCGGCATCGGATTGACTCAGGCGCTGATGTGTGACGTCCGCTTCGCGGCGGCCGGGGCCAAGTTCGCCGCGGTGTTCGCGCGCCGGGGGCTGATCGCCGAGTTCGGCATCTCCTGGATACTCCCGCGGTTGACGGGGTGGGGGGTGGCCCTCGACCTGTTGCTCAGCGGGCGCACGTTTCTTGCCGACGAAGCCGCCGAGCTTGGCCTTGTCAAGGAAGTCGTGGCGCCCGAGGACCTGATGAGGCGTGTCATGGAGTACGCCGAGGACATCGCCCAGAACTGCTCGCCGACCGCCATGTCGGTGATCAAGCGGCAGGCATACGGCGACGCGAACCGCGATGTCGCGGCGGCGAATTCGGCCGCCGAGGCGCTGATGTGGGAGGCGCTGCCGCGGCCGGACGTCATGGAGGGGATCGTGAGCTTCCTGCAGAAGCGGCCGCCCCGCTTTCCCGCCCTGAACCCATAG
- a CDS encoding SDR family NAD(P)-dependent oxidoreductase, with the protein MDLGLANAATVVVGGGGGMGLATARCLAEEGARVAVIGRSRSALDRAAAQLSGCGSPDALGMVADVRDGAQVDTVFAELGERWNGELNALINAVGPGSVGSFESLTDDQWHQAVEAGVMGMVRCVRAALPLLRKAQWARVVNFSAHSIQRQSVMLAAYTGAKAMLTSVSKNLSLLLAKDEILVNVVSPGSIASESLIGWAESVGVDGNDPCRLMDAIAEHFGHPAHLPRAGLPEEIGPVVAFLASRRNSYMTGANVNVDGGSDFI; encoded by the coding sequence ATGGATCTAGGGCTGGCAAATGCCGCCACGGTCGTGGTCGGCGGCGGTGGCGGGATGGGATTGGCCACGGCGCGATGCCTTGCCGAGGAAGGTGCGCGGGTGGCCGTCATCGGCCGCTCACGGTCGGCGCTTGACCGTGCGGCCGCCCAATTGAGCGGTTGCGGTAGTCCCGACGCCCTGGGGATGGTCGCGGACGTCCGCGACGGTGCGCAGGTCGACACGGTGTTCGCCGAGCTAGGCGAGCGATGGAACGGCGAGCTGAACGCGCTCATCAACGCGGTCGGTCCGGGCTCGGTGGGCAGCTTCGAAAGCCTGACCGACGACCAGTGGCACCAGGCCGTCGAGGCGGGCGTGATGGGCATGGTGCGCTGTGTTCGCGCGGCCCTTCCGTTGCTGCGCAAAGCGCAGTGGGCGCGCGTCGTGAACTTCTCCGCGCACTCGATACAGCGGCAAAGCGTGATGCTGGCCGCTTACACCGGGGCCAAGGCCATGCTGACCAGCGTCTCCAAGAACCTGTCGCTGCTGCTGGCCAAGGACGAGATTCTGGTCAACGTCGTCTCGCCCGGCAGCATCGCGTCCGAGTCGCTGATCGGCTGGGCGGAGTCGGTCGGCGTCGACGGGAACGACCCCTGCCGCTTGATGGATGCCATCGCCGAGCATTTCGGGCATCCGGCGCACTTGCCGCGGGCCGGCCTGCCCGAGGAGATCGGGCCGGTCGTGGCCTTCCTCGCGTCGCGGCGTAATTCCTACATGACCGGGGCCAATGTCAACGTCGACGGCGGCTCCGACTTCATCTGA
- a CDS encoding TetR/AcrR family transcriptional regulator: MEVPVVAKQATAEKRQRRERGSINPDDIISGAFELAEQVSIDNLSMPLLGKHLGVGVTSIYWYFRKKDDLLNAMTDRALSEYVFATPYVKASDWRETLRNHARSMRKTFMGNPILCDLILIRAALSPKAARVGAQEMEKAIANLVEAGLSADDAFDTYSAVSMHVRGSVVLQRLYEKNRSSDSGGRAIEDAVAIDPQTTPLIAQVTEKGHRIGAPDETNFEFGLDCILDHAGRLIEETKKGNGATKPAPARQRKPTKGRTRPVAAR; this comes from the coding sequence ATGGAGGTGCCCGTAGTGGCTAAGCAGGCAACCGCTGAAAAGCGTCAGCGACGCGAACGCGGTTCCATCAATCCCGACGACATCATCAGCGGCGCATTCGAACTCGCCGAGCAGGTGTCGATAGACAACCTCAGCATGCCGTTGCTCGGCAAACACCTGGGCGTCGGCGTCACGAGCATCTACTGGTACTTCCGGAAGAAGGACGATCTGCTCAACGCGATGACGGACCGCGCTTTGAGCGAGTACGTGTTCGCCACCCCGTACGTCAAAGCCAGCGACTGGCGCGAGACGCTGCGGAATCACGCGCGCTCGATGCGGAAGACGTTCATGGGCAACCCAATCCTGTGTGATCTGATTTTGATTCGCGCCGCCCTCAGTCCCAAGGCGGCACGCGTCGGCGCCCAGGAGATGGAGAAGGCGATCGCCAACCTGGTCGAGGCCGGCCTATCCGCGGATGACGCCTTCGACACCTATTCGGCGGTTTCGATGCACGTCCGCGGATCGGTGGTGTTGCAACGGCTCTACGAAAAGAACCGGTCCTCGGACAGCGGGGGGCGTGCCATCGAGGACGCGGTGGCCATCGATCCCCAAACCACTCCGCTGATTGCCCAAGTCACCGAGAAGGGCCACCGCATCGGCGCGCCGGACGAAACAAATTTCGAATTCGGCCTCGACTGCATCCTCGACCACGCCGGCCGGTTGATCGAGGAGACGAAAAAGGGGAACGGAGCGACCAAGCCCGCGCCCGCCCGGCAGCGCAAGCCGACCAAGGGGCGGACCCGGCCGGTCGCGGCCCGTTAA